A DNA window from Malus domestica chromosome 12, GDT2T_hap1 contains the following coding sequences:
- the LOC103430506 gene encoding auxin-responsive protein IAA3 codes for MAMFAQDLEATELRLGLPGTKDSEQNTYSTTLISKSNKRPLQPDMNDEDNDSSSAKRSDQQISQPPPSKAQVVGWPPVRSYRKTCLQAKKTEAEAAGIYVKISMDGAPYLRKIDLKVYRGYTELLKALEDMFKFKVGDYCEKDLGYNNRSEFVPTYEDRDGDWMLLGDVPWEMFIASCKRLRIMKGSEAKGLGCCPL; via the exons ATGGCAATGTTTGCGCAGGATCTTGAAGCCACAGAGCTAAGATTAGGGTTACCGGGCACCAAGGATTCCGAGCAGAACACATATTCTACTACTTTGATTAGCAAGAGCAACAAAAGACCACTGCAACCCGACATGAACGACGAAGACAATGATTCTTCATCCGCCAAAAGATCCGACCAGCAAATTTCTCAGCCTCCACCTTCcaa GGCACAAGTAGTAGGGTGGCCGCCGGTGAGATCATACCGGAAAACCTGCCTCCAAGCGAAGAAAACCGAGGCGGAGGCAGCCGGGATTTATGTCAAGATAAGCATGGATGGAGCTCCTTATCTAAGAAAGATAGATTTGAAGGTGTACAGAGGGTATACTGAACTGCTTAAAGCGTTGGAAGACATGTTCAAGTTCAAAGTTGGTGATTATTGTGAGAAGGATTTAGGGTACAATAACAGATCAGAATTTGTACCTACTTATGAAGACAGAGATGGAGATTGGATGCTGCTTGGAGATGTTCCGTGGGAGATGTTCATCGCCTCGTGCAAGAGGTTGAGAATCATGAAGGGTTCGGAAGCGAAAGGCTTAGGCTGCTGCCCGCTCTGA